In Lactuca sativa cultivar Salinas chromosome 5, Lsat_Salinas_v11, whole genome shotgun sequence, the DNA window AACCAGTCTATTAGTACTCTAACCACCATACcactactacaacatcctatcatataaggatatatatatatatatatatatatatatatatatatatatatatatatatatacacacacacacatacacgtaTAAATCTAATATATCTCTACAGTACAACAACATACTATACATAAGGATGCATAGccacaatccaaggaatgcataaccgtatatactcagaggtgagatagacacccggACATGTAATCCTActttagagccacaaccaaaaaaggaacaagaAAGAAAgtctagatcaagagtcctcagtctatcctacatgactacatacaatGCCTATGACATCCCTCTACTAAAAGATAACCAAaaataatgggccgacattggtgcctacGACCCACGGTATAATGAGGCAAAACTAACCTAAATCGAAGAACTCTGAAACACTGCGATACTATCCCTTTTCTACACTACTTGCACCCGCGAATCTACTAATCAACACAACTAGGTAAAATCTTAATCACGAGTcaaaccctcaagtttgacctaaagtcaaccTTGGTAAAAAAAAGTCAACAGTCACTGGAAGTCAACAATCAACAGCTCCTCACGATGTGACAAtctgtaacacccgtgtttcgaggctaagcattgatgtgataatgtaatagtctaggtcaaccattgtaacctattttaaagtaataaagatgaaatatttgagcattatgtgaattatgtgcttatatactattttataaagaaataataaaaataagcgtcagaATTGAAGTTTTGAATAATCCCtttatctttacataaagttgtagtggtcgaaacaaggattccggggatataaagaacgccgaaatccgagttataacgaagaagttatgacccgtcgaagtttcgcgacgaaaccgacacgacaccaggaagtgtaaatagtaaatttacgatagacCGATTTTTAGCATTaaagatctaaacgaaagtcatataatatgttaaattgagagcatgcataaaaagaatgcccaaatctgacttcgtatgaggaagttatgatttttcgaagtttcggcttagcagtgtacatcccgaagttcgaatattagatcgagcggtttttagccaacacaacctaaacgagaatcgaagatctcgttaatagtagcgtaacgataaaaagacagacggaaacggacgtcggataaagaagttatggattttaacggaccaatcctgtcccggcctgttaaaaatataacttttaaagtaaaatcaaaattagccgacggagtctaagcgcaagttgtagagtatgttcccacctacacgtggatgtaaagaatgtcgaaaacggagttcgtatgcgaaagatacaaATTTTTGAAGTCGGGGTATGAATTTGCGAAGCCTGATGCGAACTCGATGACGTGGTCGAATCCCAGCTGTCCGATGCTAATCATAAAACTCGCTTCGGATTGTGACACGTCACCTTCACATACGCCCAACATCCGAGATCGGAACACGCCGCGTACATCTGTTTTCCGTGGCCGAgtatcgtccacgtcgccccaccAAAGCGATGACACCTGTGATCTTATCCGACTTACACCTCGCGTCCGAGCTCCTTTACGCCCTATGTACGTCTGAGGACCAGCCTATAAAATGGCTGCGAGGGCAGCCGAATTTCTCACCCCTTATATCACaattttctctctctactttctctcactacctCCCTAGCCCCCTCctaagtctaggtaaacccccatagcacccgaaggaagccctgaAGCTCCCGAAGCctcgagaaaaagagcctttcggtttggaaacgctgctccagcgaagcctgatttttgataaaaaaaacccCCTGTTTCGTCGAAAGGAAATAAATtaatagaagcgaagcgctgtccgagtttggaatcactctgtatcaagtgagtgtatagtcactttcatcttacacataaatatgaagtattttgtataaattatctgatatgtgtatgtatatgttatctgtttaccTGAAATGTTTGCTGGATGAAAGATCCATACTTCTTTCTTTCAGATCTAAAACTTTTTCCTTTAGATCTACACTTTCTCAtctcagatctaaactttttcttcaaATCTAAACTGTATACTTTGaaatctatgttggatgaaagatttgAACTTCTTtccttcagatctaaactttttctttaGATCTAgaccatatatgtattttatgctttgaaagttatgctggatgaaagatgtaagatttgttttataaatctagaccatgtatgtattttatatctacaaatatgttgggtagaacatgggtagatgaaatagttggtgtgtggtgaaataaaatgatgagatgcCTTAATGTTGACGTTGATCTAGTCatccagcggagtatggatgacgaccaagAAATTTTCTAGAAAgttcagtggaacgctagcaggctcgcaacccgtaggtgtttgtgaacgaagtgttcatcggtgtactccatccccccatggttgccttacggacatatatggctgaggaatcccctcAGCTTTAgcgtccatcccgatgaaattccTTAGAATAGGTCCCTTATGAGAGATGCTTTTGGGatgtaaggtgaggataacgggaacaggtaatcgggtttaatgattgttgaaaataataaacttatttattgtgggttgaaaaccctatatgctcatcaggctccccagcctgacccactcagtttattgtattacaggtagtgacaaaagcatagttggatgacttgacgagagattatgGATTTGACGCCAGATTACGTTTTGTGACCTAAGATGTTTATTTCTTTTTGGTTTATGCTTATGGTCTGTATCGATgattgacatcccgagtttttgtaatgtaatgaaaatacatttctttaataaatgttttgataaatttatatcatattttgttttgggaacaaattccgcaatactttTCTTAAGAAGTTACTCTGATTTGTATTAAAAAGTATAAACGAAagcggttttttctggccgtaaaaatggggatgtcacaattggtatgaGAGCATTCGTTTAAGCGaaataggaatttgtaggatttctagacttaaacttagaattctaagcgatgatcgtgagatgagtgtcttccatattttagacacgagcactagtttattttaggaaagatgcctaaaatgcttttatgtgctaaatgctttatgtttgccttatatgctattatttgtttggatctatggtctgttgccgaccggatccggaaaccttatgtgtttaggattgtaAGCGTttgattacgatattagaactaacatgtaatgtttcggagtgataaggggaatttaaacgtctatcgtgaataaagatctaaatttacctaatttggtgtatagatcgaaatggcaagaacccgaagtggagctGGAAACGCAAATGGAAACAAGAATCAGTAGCCTTGTCCTGAAGTGATTGAGCAGGTGCCGATAGTTGAAGTTGCACCTGAGTCAGTCACAATGGctagagttcaagccatgattcgggctatgatggCCGAACAGAGGGAAGAAACGAGACAACTGTTGCAGAATAACATAAATGAACCTTCAATGCCTGTTGAACAACTAGAACTGAATGATGGAGAGTTTGAAAAAGGGAATAACAGTTGTACTGTCAGTCAAATGGAACCCACAATGGTGAGAAGGAATGACCCGGAGAGGGAAATCGAACGATATggatgtatgtataagaacttcttgggtgccaaaccaccaagtctttctggaaacCCAAAGCCTatggagattatggactggatctccgaaatggagatggtatttgaaagttgcaatTGTAGTGATAAGCAGAAAATTGTCTTTACGGTTCGACATGAAgaccggagtcttgagctggtggaaattGTTGGcggatacgatgccacgaggaaaAGCTttgaagatgtcttgggaagcgtTCTTGGAGCAGTTGAAGATGCAGTATTGCTCCGAGATATATATGATCGATCTAAACAacgagttccaaaacttgaagaaagggaaaatgaGCATTGATGAATATGCTACTGcgtttactgagaagatgaagttatttccatacctGGTGCCGCCTGAGCTCGCTAAGATAGAAAAATTTGCTAACGGATTGCCGttagactttggcccaacagtcaaaatggcaagcaCGTTGAAGGTAGCCGTTAGAGTAGCCAATAATGTTGAGACACATttaaaggaaaggggtctggaaaGAACTAAGgtgggtgaaaagaggaagttcgagggATCTTTGAGATCCAACAAGAAAAGGAAATCcttgaagtctggttcgagaggaggaggaggcgaagcgaaatggtgcgaaaaGTGAAAAAAGAAACATCATGGGAAATGTGACGGGGAGGTCACTTGTTTTAAATGTGGGAAGcttgggcactatgccaacgagtgtacgttcaacaagaaagtttgttatggttgtaatgaggaagggcaccTTTTGAGGTActacccgaagaagaaggaggcagcaaggcCTAATGTCCCACCAAAGCCAAAATCCAGAGCtttccagatgacactcgaagccgcaaaggaggcaacagacgtcgcttcagatacctttcttgtaaatagattgcctgccaatatattgtttgattctggagcaaaTTACTcatttatatcacataaatttggtggaagactagcattgcctatagaaaaacTTGATGATGCCCTAGTTAGCGATTGTATTAGGAATATTGTCATTGACATAAAcggaaacggaaacgaattccatgaggagctgttACCTATTGAGCTGAATGGTTTCGATATTGTAACACCCCCCTCTGGCATGTatccgtcgaacacatcgacccatgccctggctctgataccatttgtaacccccccctctggcacgtatcacaatattgtccgctttgggccactcgacatgaggacttcccagggggtcacccatcctggtactactcccgcccgagcacgcttaactgcagagttcttatgggatctgctaccctcacagctttaaaacgcgttatgatagggaaggtatccacaccccatataaggaatgcttagttctccttcccagccgatgtgggatcagatctaacccacttgttttaaagcgtgctcgggcggcagatcccataagaactctgcagttaagcgtgctcgggcgggagtagtaccaggatgggtgaccccctgggaagtcctcgtgccgagtggcccaaagcggacaatattgtgatacgtgtcaaagggggatgttacaaatggtatcagagccagggcacgggtcgatgtgttcgacggggacgtcgaaccctataatggggggggggtgaaagtgggttagatctgatcccacatcggctgggaaggagaactaagcattccttataaggggtgtggataccttccctatcacaatgcgttttaaagccgtgagggcagcagatcccataagaactttgcagttaagcgtgctcgggcgggagtagtaccaggatgggtgaccccctaggaattctggaatcatttccctaatgaaagccataaaatgtttgtccaaaggatgcacatcatacttggcatttgtcatcgatgctaagaaagagaagaaggagaTGCAGCaaataccagtggtgtgtgactattcggaagtctttcccgaggatcttcccgGATTACGGCCTGATAGACAAATGGAGTtccgaatagacttgttaccaagaacaacaccaatagcaaaagcatgATACCAATTAGCATCGACGGAGATGAAagagcttatgatgcaacttcaggagttgttagacaacagtttcattagacctagttcatcaccctgaggagcttcggtgttatttgtgaagaagaaagatggaagcatgaggatgtgcatagattacagagagctgatcaaggcaacggtgaagaacaagtacccattgccgaggattgatgacttgttcAATTAGCTGCAAGGTtcaagctatttctcgaagatcgatcgtaggtcaggatatcatcagatgaaggtgcgAGAACAAGATATTGAGAAAACCGCGTTCAGAACAAGATacagacactatgagttcttggttatgtcgtttagactgaccaatgctccagcaacattcatggatttgataaacagggtttgtaaaccattcctcgatacatctgtgatagtgttcatagatgacattatgGTTTACTCAAAAAGCGAGCAGGAGCATGGAAAGCATATATGagaggtgctagaagttttgaagaaggagaagctatatgaaaagttctccaaatgtgatttttatattcgagaagtccaattattGGGtcgtgtggttaaccaagaagggatcatggttgacccaacaaagattgaagctgtaatgaagtgggaacgaccgaaaagtcccacgtagatccgaagctttctaggattagctggatattatcaaaggtttatccaaggcttttcttcgatagctgctccattggcAGCTTTGATCCATAAAGGAGTCACTTATACTTGTGAGAAACatgaagaagcattcgagaagttaaagaaaaagctgtgtgaagcaccgattctttctctgcccgatggagttgaagatttcacagtttatagcgatgcatctataattgggttaggttgtgttctgacccaaatggataaggtgatagcatatgcatcaagacaattgaaagaacacaaaaagaactaccccaatcatgatttggagttggcgacGGTAGTATTTGCAcaaaagatatggaggcattatctttacgacacgaagtgcaagctgttcactgatcataagagtcttcagtaTCTATTTGatcaaaaagagttgaatatgaggcaacgacactggctagagttgctcaaggattacgattgcgagatactttaccaccctggtaaagcaaatgtcgtAGCCGATGCTTTAAGCTGAAAAGTGAGCCTTGAAAGGAGAAGAActagagcgttaagaattgaagttgtctcaatgattgtggaaagcatcatgaaagctcaggaagaagcttcagagaaaaattaccgaaaggaggaacgtttgggcaaaacgttagtgttcggtacaaacagtcaaggATTAAAGGTATTCcgagataggatttgggtacctaaaatGGGAAGAATGAGAGattttctgatggaagaagctcacaagaccatgtactcgattcatcccggcagcacaaaaatgtatagggatctgaaaccctactactagtggccgtcgatgaagctcgatgttgcgaagtatgtggccgagtgtgtgacatgtgcgagagttaagggacaacatcagaaaccgtatgggagtttagaacctttacctgtacccatgggtaaatgggaagacatcaccatggattttgtcactaaattgCCCTGAACGAATGACggccacgacatgatttgggtggtcgttgatcggttcaataagagtgcacacttcgtgaagaaaaaggagatCAAAACTCAAGCATGAACTCAAACAtcatccaaacttcagatccataacatataatcaccaaGGGACCCTAAGaacccataaagttgctaactttatggagtccCAACACTCTAACTCTTGTAGCCACGGATAAACATGCataaaaccttagatctagcaacAAGGAAACAAAAAACTTGAATCTTGGTTACTCACAATGGTCCAGAGGTGTTGCTAGAGGTTGCAAATGGAACTTCCATGCTGAATTTATGCTTTAATGGTGATCTATTCTTCTCTAAACTTCCAAAACGccaccaaaagctcaagaatcacaAGGAGAGGCTAGGGTTATGGTTTTTCTGTGCTTAGGGAGGAATGAGGTTGTTTTGGAACCCTAAAATGAAGtttatggggtttaaatacgaaggaaaccctaaaagatcatgggtttGGGCTATAGtgcatctcacgtcgtgagctcaacATAATTCGACATCTTCATTTAGTCACTCCTCATGTCGTGACACCTCTATGGTCACGTTGTGAGCCTTGGTTTCACCCAAAAACCATGCCTTTGACTCCTTGAAGCCCTAAATCGATCCGATCtggaaaccgggtgttacaattctcccccacttaaattagatttcgtcctcaaaatcggtTCTCATTTCCCCTCTTGGAGTAACCCCTTGATCATTCAACGACCTCTCAACACCTCTGTAGACTAAACGAGAGTCAACTGACCTGAAGAAAATGTTGTACCTACAGCTTCCATAATCcacaaaagaaaaaatatatgCCTTAGTGCTTGACCTGCTGGATTCAAAATCATATCCACTCGTCAGGCAGATAGAGCCACCCTAATTGACTCATACGCTAACCAAAACTCCCAACCTGATTCGCCCATGGTCTCTTGGCCTTGTGTTGCTCGTTGAACATTCGAATTAGGAACTACATCCTATGCCATAGCTTCCAACCTCACACATTGATGCATAAGTAAGAAATCCTTTCAAAACCCAGTAGACAAGGCTAAACAATCATTCCTATCCACTATGATGACTGAATTCTGTGGATTTTATCGGTCCTAGATATCCTCAGCCATACGCCGCCCCTCTGAACAATTAATCCCACAACTCTCGGCCGACTGTCGCTAAGCTAATCCTGCATATAAATGCACCAACAGAAAACCCAATGATCACATACAAAACTAGATTGGGCTCCTACTCGACTCTAACAACCCTACTCTACTTTCCATTGACATCACTCAAGCTTACCCCCTGATCTACTAACCGACAACAGCACTCAGTCTTACCCCGatccaccaaccaacaacaaTACTCGAGCTTACCCCCAATCCTCTAACCAATAACAACACTCGGGCCTCAACAAGACTTAACTGACCTTACTAGGTCTTCGGGCCATGACTCAGACCTCTaagccccaatcaaacaagaatagacaAGGAAGCCCTCATCACATCCCTCAACCCGGGCTGCTAACACCCTATAGTCTAAAGCACAAGCATGCCCTACATATGCTATCACAAATAAAACTAATATGAATCGAAGGGATATACAATAGTCAAATAATATCTTGACGCAAAATCAGAAGATCCAGCAGGTGTGCGAAATTCTTGAACTTGGAGAAATCCGACTGGAAACTGAACCTTGGCATAGGGTCTTCCTGCTGCGAGGTTCCGCTCTCCCCTACTTAAAATATGCTAGAATCGGACAACTTCACAATTCTTTGATACCCAGAACAACTAGCACTCTACTACCTGTTCCCAACAAATGATATCCACATATACAAGAAAATCTGAATCCACACAACATTCATAAATTCCAACACGCATGCATTCCGAGGACAATGATGATTAATCCATTCATAACAAGAAACCAATTTAAAAAGAGCTAAATAAGACAATTCCATACAATTGATCATCCAAGATTACAACTGAACctcaaaacataaacataaaatatagatGAATACCAACACTAAAATGTTTCGACCTGGTGCTTGAGTGCATCTCGGTCAAGGCCTGGTGCTGTTGAGTAGATACACACTCTCGAATCTCCTTCTTGAGCATTCTCAAGTATCGCGACATCTGCGCCTGCTCTGAAGCAACATACTCAGGGCAGAAAAGAGCTCTCtctgtaaacatcttggtgatcttcgGTACCGACTTAGTCATCTGCTTAAGCGACAGGCACTCATGTTCCAGTCGCTTCCGCTCCACAAGAGGAACATACTTCGCACGGAATATATCCAGATGTTGCTCCCAAGACACAGCGGCTCGCTCGGCCTGCGAAAGACACTACGGAACATACTCCGCACGGAACTGCTCCCAAGACACTACAGAACATACCATGCCGCATCAATGTGGAAAGTTGGAATGTCTTTTTTTGGTATATAGGGTAGGAGGGGGTAGCAATTTGGAATTGTTTTTGTTGCTATGCATTTTGTTTAGATAGTATAATGTCTTTATGACTAACTGTTAAACATACTGCAGGATGTATTTTGTTTGGATAGTATAATGTCTTTATGACTAACTGTTAAACATACCAAAGAGAGCTACTATATAGCCCAGGCTACCCCTTAATTTTTCCGGTTAAATGTAAATTTAGTGACTTTTTTTCGAAAATCCGTCACAATCCATCACGAAGTCTGATAATTGTGAATGTAGTGTAAATTCGTCGGTATATTGACAATCTTATGATGGAAACTTCCTTCATAAACAATTTTTTCTTTCTAGTAGTGCAATCGCTTAAAAAGTTTGTGCAACCCTTCTTTATGCATCCGCCACTGAAACATACATTGTCTTTATGGCTTATTAAAATGTTAGAACCTCGTGACAAACATTAGATACCATACCCAATTTGATTTCCCTACAAGACCGATTGGAGTTGTTCTTTTAAGGGACTAAAATGtcaaatcagatttttaaaaaaacATGGCATATTAAGTTTGATAAAGATCTAAtccaaatcattaaaaaaaatgtcACTGAAGCAGTTTAAGGGCTATAATCGTTTAAATGTACTAAAATGAGACGATTTTAAAAAATTCTTTAATCTAAAAGTAATTCGTTAATAATATTTTCCCTAGCATTAGCTATGATGATACCAGGTTACATGGAAAAAGCAGACGATTTTGAATAGTATATTATTAAAAGTTGCATAAAATACAAGTGCAAAGGACACCAACTCATTTGATTCTCGTCAGTCGGTTCTGTAAGTCTCCATGATCATATATGACATGTTGCTGACACAATTCTAGCCCTTTGCTCACCACCGCTCCATTGCTACACCTATTTCTTTATTTGCTTTTCTTCAACACTTATGATCATGGCTACACCTCACAATCTCTCAAAGTCCAATGATACCAGCGTATTGGGTTCGTTTCGGCAGAAACTATTCGCCGCGACATCACCTCTTTATTTCCGTTCGATGAAATTCCTCAACCAACTTCTAACTTGGATCAACTCATAGTCATGCAGAAATGGTGGTAGAGATCGTTAATACCCATTGGCTTCTTGTAATCTAACCTTATTTCATTGAGGTGAGCTTCTAATTTCTCATCTTTCGAGGTTTATTTCTCTACTTTTGTGTCATGAGATTTCTTTTTTACTTGTAATTTGACGGGATTTTTGTTGAGGGTTTATATCTAATCGGCGTTCCCCATCTGGCCGTGGGGACCATTTCATTGCCGGTGGGGCGCGGTGGCGTTTCCATTTCTGACGTATTGTCTCGTTCAGTCATCCTCATGGGAGAACTAAGCTTTATTTGCTCTGATTTTGGGAGGACAATTTGTAGGTGAAAGTCTGACATCATTGATCATCGCTAATAATAGTCCATTTACGAACACTAAAGTAATATATTAATCATGACGATTGTTGTTTTACGTTATGAGAACGTTGACATAATTCGTACTTTCTTTTCATTTGTTCATacttatttgtgtatgtgtggATCAGAGCAAAAAGTTTGTCTTCTCTGCGAGTGTAATGCAGAAGATGAACTCATGGCTGAACATGTGAAAACAAATCAAGAAGCCATAACAGGTGACTATTGTTTCtttactttaatttcatttttaatttgcaTAACTCCTTCAATTTACATGCGTTCTTTTGGAATTTTTAAAATAGAAAAGCCCGAATCAGAAGTAGCTATATATAAACAAAGATCTAGAAGACACATTACAATAGAACATGGAGAGGGCACATAAGAGGCTAGAGTCCAAATACACAGAATTAACAAGGAAAAAACTTGCTAATCTAACAGTTGAAAATTCTCAACTTACCAAAGATTCTGTTAAGAAAGAGGATTTAATTGAAACTTCAGAGTATCATGTTCTCAAGAGAGAGCTCAAGATAAGAACCCTAAATGCTGACGTGGCAAAACAAGAAACTGCAATTCTAGAAGCTGAACGCCAGAGGCTTCGTTTGTTAGTAAAGAAGCGGGTCCCAGGACATGGAAAGACAAAATCAGTGGATAAAAGTATGAGTTTAATGATAAAGAAGTTATGTGAAGTGGAAGAAGAAAACAGGATTCTTAAAGAAAGTTTATGTGATAAAGAGAATGAAATCCGGATTTTGAAAGAAGTTGGAAGGAATCCAGAAGGAAAGATTCTGGAATTGGAAAACAAAATTGTGTCTTTGGAATTGGAACTTGAAAGGGTAAATGAGTCAAAGAGAACAACCGAGGAGAAGTATGAGGATTTGAGATTAATGAATGTTGATCTTGATTATCAACTTTCTTCTTCCAAATTCGAAATAAAAGAAGCCTTTCGAAAACTATCTGTTTTAGAAATGGAGTTGGAGGACAAAATTCAACAATATGAAGGACTAGAAACAACATGTCTTGAGCTACAACTCCAATTAGCCACGTatgtttttcttcttcttcttcttcttctttgtatATTCTTttatttgtagaatttgaaaAATTGGCATGATGATTTTTGAAACATGTTATGCAGTGTTTCATGTAAGGATGAGGTAAGTGAAGATCTTCATAGTGTAAGTGGCTATGAAGGAGTAGAAGAGTTGACTAATAACAAGAAGTTGAGGCAGCATTCTTCTATGTTGCCCACAATAAAAGAAATTTTAACCACTACAGAAACAAAAGATCTACATTACAACACTTGCAATAACTTTTGTGGACTAAAGAATGTTGCACCTCAAGCTTTGACAATTGTAC includes these proteins:
- the LOC111877474 gene encoding uncharacterized protein LOC111877474, with protein sequence MERAHKRLESKYTELTRKKLANLTVENSQLTKDSVKKEDLIETSEYHVLKRELKIRTLNADVAKQETAILEAERQRLRLLVKKRVPGHGKTKSVDKSMSLMIKKLCEVEEENRILKESLCDKENEIRILKEVGRNPEGKILELENKIVSLELELERVNESKRTTEEKYEDLRLMNVDLDYQLSSSKFEIKEAFRKLSVLEMELEDKIQQYEGLETTCLELQLQLATVSCKDEVSEDLHSVSGYEGVEELTNNKKLRQHSSMLPTIKEILTTTETKDLHYNTCNNFCGLKNVAPQALTIVPRMKRSKGTELLWKLLLRRKKRGNKKKLHRFATYHI